A region of Gracilinanus agilis isolate LMUSP501 chromosome 3, AgileGrace, whole genome shotgun sequence DNA encodes the following proteins:
- the CHAMP1 gene encoding chromosome alignment-maintaining phosphoprotein 1 encodes MEVFPELRKQPELLECDHCSFKGTDYENVQIHMGTIHPEYCDEMDAGGLGKMIFYQKTAKLFHCHKCFFTSKMYCNVYYHITSQHSVKDKWDDKQKKQLEETELVKTSLFPESQKMSNSSEIQKSTPAPIQTPESPQTTPASSPELQKPASGVSTESQKPVVPDSQKPSPVPSPESPELVPLASLEPQKLASVSPEPQKSPVVNPSTQKLSHFTETLRTPLSTSPEPQEPVLASSPEPWGSSPSSSPESQKPALTESPEPRRPSPAVSPESWKPSPAVSPEPRRPAPAVSPGPWKPVVSTSPRPWKPTPSTSPGSWKTAKPAPSVSPGPWKPLPLSPGPWKPSPPMSPGSWKPFPVSPVSWKTNTSSEAWKPGPPELRKTSPMSPELWKPGPSSPESRKTGPPLSPEPRKPSPSSPEARKAGPPLSPEARKAGPPLSPELRMPGPPLSPESRKPGPPLSPELRKISPSLSPEARKAGPPLSPELRKAGPPLSPEIRKAVPPLSPDLRKSGPPVLSDLRKPGPPLSPELRKSGSSLSPDHQKSSVSPELWKVSSDQWKPSISGEPWKPVSNDFTESQKTIPPGSPDVWKSSFFLEPQKPVFPESRKPGPPGSSEHPKMVSETRKPSISGDADPRKSALFPESPKTLSSSEPRKRILFPESRKHTPFSELPKSVSLYPESQKLVESSEYDIQTEAIEDQKDDILAQEEALYPCQKKFKKDNQENSDTELSSSECGKADLDFFDLKGQESNSDQEQVDVESVDFTRENKMDPSDQPKSILQFTDDKEAFISEEEIAKYMKRGKGKYFCKICCCRAMKKGAVLHHLVNKHNVHSPYKCTICGKAFLLESLLKNHVAAHGQSLLKCPRCNFESNFPRGFKKHLTHCQNRHNEEANKKLMETIEPPPPPPPPPPPPPPPPPPPPEEQI; translated from the coding sequence atggaagtatTTCCAGAACTTCGTAAACAACCAGAACTTTTGGAATGTGATCACTGCAGTTTCAAAGGCACAGATTATGAAAATGTACAAATTCATATGGGAACCATCCATCCAGAGTATTGTGATGAAATGGATGCTGGTGGGTTAGGTAAAATGATATTTTACCAGAAAACTGCAAAATTGTTTCATTGCCACAAATGTTTCTTTACTAGCAAAATGTACTGCAATGTGTACTATCACATCACATCCCAACATTCAGTAAAAGATAAGTGGGATGATAAACAGAAAAAACAGTTGGAGGAGACAGAACTTGTGAAAACCTCTCTCTTTCCTGAGTCCCAGAAAATGTCTAATTCATCTGAGATTCAGAAATCCACACCTGCTCCTATTCAAACTCCAGAATCACCTCAAACTACCCCTGCTAGTTCTCCAGAGCTCCAGAAACCTGCCTCTGGAGTTTCTACAGAGTCACAGAAACCTGTCGTTCCTGACTCTCAGAAACCTTCCCCTGTTCCTTCTCCAGAATCCCCAGAACTTGTCCCTTTGGCTTCTTTGGAACCACAGAAACTTGCTTCTGTTTCTCCTGAGCCACAAAAGTCTCCTGTTGTTAATCCCTCGACCCAGaagctttctcattttacagagacaCTGAGAACTCCTTTGTCAACTTCCCCAGAGCCACAAGAACCAGTTCTAGCTTCTTCCCCTGAGCCTTGGGGATCATCTCCAAGTTCATCTCCTGAATCCCAGAAACCAGCTTTGACTGAATCTCCTGAACCCAGGAGGCCATCACCAGCTGTTTCTCCCGAGTCTTGGAAGCCATCCCCTGCTGTCTCCCCTGAGCCGAGGAGGCCAGCCCCAGCAGTATCACCAGGTCCTTGGAAGCCTGTGGTATCTACGTCTCCTAGACCTTGGAAACCTACTCCTTCCACATCACCTGGCTCTTGGAAGACTGCTAAGCCTGCTCCTTCTGTTTCACCTGGACCTTGGAAGCCTTTACCTCTGTCACCTGGTCCTTGGAAGCCAAGTCCACCTATGTCACCTGGATCCTGGAAGCCTTTCCCTGTATCACCTGTTTCATGGAAAACTAATACATCTTCTGAGGCCTGGAAACCTGGACCTCCAGAACTTCGAAAGACATCTCCCATGTCACCTGAACTCTGGAAGCCAGGCCCCTCTTCTCCAGAATCCCGTAAAACTGGTCCCCCATTGTCCCCTGAGCCTCGTAAACCAAGTCCCTCATCCCCTGAGGCTCGGAAAGCAGGTCCCCCATTGTCCCCAGAGGCCCGGAAGGCAGGTCCTCCATTGTCCCCTGAACTCCGTATGCCAGGTCCCCCATTGTCCCCTGAGTCCCGTAAACCAGGTCCTCCGTTGTCCCCTGAGCTCCGTAAAATAAGTCCCTCATTGTCCCCTGAGGCTCGAAAAGCAGGTCCCCCATTATCGCCTGAGCTCCGAAAAGCAGGTCCTCCATTGTCCCCTGAAATTCGAAAGGCGGTTCCCCCGTTGTCCCCTGACCTCCGTAAGTCAGGACCTCCAGTGTTATCTGACCTCCGTAAGCCAGGTCCCCCACTGTCCCCTGAGCTCCGAAAATCAGGCTCTTCATTGTCTCCTGACCACCAGAAATCCTCAGTATCACCAGAGCTCTGGAAGGTTTCTTCTGATCAGTGGAAGCCCTCTATTTCTGGAGAGCCTTGGAAACCTGTCTCTAATGATTTTACTGAATCCCAAAAGACCATACCTCCCGGGTCTCCAGATGTCTGGaagtcttccttttttcttgaacCTCAGAAACCTGTCTTCCCTGAATCCcggaaaccaggtcctcctgggTCATCTGAACATCCTAAAATGGTTTCAGAGACCCGAAAACCTAGTATTTCTGGTGATGCTGACCCCCGAAAATCTGCCCTTTTCCCTGAGTCTCCCAAAACATTATCATCTTCGGAGCCCCGGAAACGGATTCTCTTCCCAGAATCAAGGAAACATACCCCATTTTCTGAGCTTCCTAAATCTGTTTCTCTTTACCCCGAATCTCAGAAATTGGTTGAATCTAGTGAGTATGATATCCAAACAGAGGCCATAGAAGATCAAAAAGATGACATTTTGGCTCAGGAAGAAGCATTATATCCTTGTCAAAAGAAGTTCAAGAAAGACAACCAAGAGAACTCTGACACAGAACTTAGTAGCAGTGAATGTGGAAAAGCAGATTTAGATTTCTTTGATCTCAAAGGCCAGGAATCTAACAGTGATCAAGAGCAGGTTGATGTGGAATCGGTTGATTTTACTAGAGAGAACAAAATGGATCCTTCTGATCAGCCCAAAAGCATACTGCAGTTTACAGATGATAAAGAGGCTTTTATTTCTGAAGAGGAGATAGCAAAATACATGAAAcggggaaaaggaaaatatttttgcaagATCTGTTGCTGTCGTGCTATGAAAAAAGGTGCCGTTTTGCATCATTTAGTTAACAAGCATAATGTTCATAGCCCATATAAATGCACAATATGTGGAAAGGCTTTTCTTTTGGAATCTCTCCTTAAAAATCATGTTGCAGCCCATGGGCAAAGTTTACTCAAGTGTCCACGTTGTAATTTTGAATCCAATTTCCCAAGAGGCTTTAAGAAACATTTAACCCATTGTCAAAACCGTCACAATGAAGAGGCTAATAAGAAGCTTATGGAAACTATTGAGcctcctcctccacccccacctcctcctcctcctccaccaccaccacccccccctcCACCTGAAGagcaaatttaa